The sequence GACGGAAAAGCGCATCATCCGCGCCTGTCTGGATGCCGGCGGCTGGGAGATGCGCTACTGCACCTCGCGCTTCATCGTCGATGGGGCGGAAGGGGAGAGCTCCATGGCCATCGTGCAGCTGCTGCGCGACATGGTCCGACTGAACATTGCGCCGCCCGACCGCGGGCTGTCGCACGGCAAGATGAAAGAGGCGGCACAGTAAAGCCGCCCGACCACGGGCCTTGCCGGCCCGCACGGCCCTGCCGGACCATCGGCAGGGCCAGCCCCACCCGACAGAGAGGATTTCCCATGAACACTCTTGCAAGACTGCTCGGCGCCACGGCTCTGGCCTGCATTCTCCCCCTGGTCGCAGCGGCTCAGGACCTGCCGCAGACCAAGCTCTCGGTGATCGGCTCGCCGGTGAACTCGCCGAACTGGACCAACGTGCTGCAGCCGTTCTGGAACGAGACGGTCCCGGCCGACAGCAACGGCCGCGTCACGGCAAACGCGGTCAGCATGACCGACCTCGGGGCGAAGGGCCCCGAGCTGATGCGCCTTGCCGCCTCGGGCGTTGCGGACATCGTTGCGGGCAGCACGACCCTGATTTCCGGCGAGCTGCCGGAGAACGACTCCATCGATCTTGCCGGCCTCGCGCAGGACATCGACACGCTGCAGAAGATCATCGACGCCTATCGCCCGACGCTGGAAGAGCGCTACCGCGAGCGCCTCGGCGTCGTCCCGCTCGGCTTCTGGCCGACCGGCGCGCAGGTCCTGTGGTGCGCGACCCCGGTCGAAGGCCTCGACGATCTGGCGGGCAAGAAGGTGCGCGTGTTCTCCACCACCACCTCCTCGCTGACGGCGGCGCTGGGCGCCACGCCCGTCACCATGGCCTTCAACGAGGTGGTTCCGGCCATGCAGCGCGGCGTCATCGACTGCGCGTTCACCGGATCGAACTCGGGCAACAACGCGAAATGGACGGATGTCGCAACGCATCTGGTCGACCTGACCGTCGGCTGGGGCGTCAACTTCATCGTCGCCAATTCTAAGACCTGGGACGCGCTGGACCCGGCCGTTCAGACCTTCCTGCGCGACGAGGTGCGCACCAAGCTGGAGCCCGCGGGCTGGGAGATGGCCCGTGTCGCCACGCAGCAGGGCATCTGGTGCTCGGTCGGCGACGACCGCTGCGAGCCCGAGTCCACCGCCCCGCGCAACCTGACGAAAGCCGGCCTGAAGCTGGTCGAGCTGACCGAGGCAGAGAGCGCGCGCCTTCGCGAGATCGTCGCCGAGCATGTCATGCCCGAATTCACGCAGGCCTGCGGCTCCGACTGCGTTGCCCGCTGGAACGAGACCGTCGGCACTGTCCTGGACATCCAGCTGAACGCGGCGAGGTAACGGGGTTGGGCAACCTTCTGGTCTCTCGCAAGCTGGCGCGACTGGCCCGGTTTTCCGCCATCGGCAGCGGGCTGCTGCTCCTGGGCGCGGCCGGCCTGATGACGGTGGAAATCCTGTCGCGCCGCCTCTTTCACTTCGGCCTCATCGGCGTCGACGAACTGGCCGGCTATGCCTTCGCCATCGCCATGGCCTGGGGCTTTGCCCAGGCCCTGTTCATGCGGGCGCATATCCGCGTGGACCTCGTCTATCTGCAGTTGCCGGCCGGGGTGCAGCGGTTTCTGGACGTCGTGGCGCTCGGGGCGTTCACCGGGATCATCGGCATCCTGGTCACTCATGCCTTCGGCACGCTGGCGGAATCCCTGCGCCTTGGGGCACGCGCCAGCACGCCGCTGGCAACGCCCCTGTGGATCCCGCAGGCGCTCTGGCTGGCCGGGCTGATCTTCTTCCTGATCTGCCTTGCGGCCCTGCTGTTCGATCTGATGCGCGCGCTCGTCCGGGGCGACCAGGCCCTGGCGGCCGAGCTGGGCGCCTCGGAATCGGCATTGCGGAGGCGGTGAGATGGGCATTGCGCTGATCCTTCTGTTCGTCCTGATCGCGCTGGGTCTGCCGATCGCCGCGGTGCTTGGTTGGCTCGCCGTGCTGCTGGACTGGCTGCTGTCGCCCTTTCCCCTGCAGCGGGCCTTCGGCGAGATCGCCTGGTCGCACAGCATCGAGTTCACGCTGATCGCGATCCCCATGTTCATCATGATGGGCGAGATCCTGCTGCGCTCGGGCATCGCGGACCGCATGTACAACGGGGTCGCGGCCTGGCTCGGCTGGCTGCCCGGCGGGTTGATGCACGCCAATATCGGGGCCAGCGCCCTGTTCGCGGCAACGTCCGGCTCCAGCGTCGCCACGGCCGCGACCATCGGCACCACCGCCATGCCGCAGGTCGACCGCCACGGCTACAGCGAGCGCTTGTTCCTCGGCTCTCTGGCGGCCGGCGGCACGCTCGGCATCCTGATCCCGCCGTCGATCAACATGATCATCTACGGGTTCCTGACCGACACATCCGTCCCGCGCCTGTTCATGGCGGGGCTGATCCCCGGCATCGTGCTGGCGGCGATCTTCTCGCTGGTCATCGTCGTGCTGTGCATCGTCAAGCCCTCGCTGGACGGCGACCGCAGCGCGCCGACCGCGCGGGCCCTGCTGGCCAGCCTGCCGGCATTGGCGCCGCCTCTGGGGCTGTTCGCGGTGGTGATCGGGTCGATCTATGCCGGCTGGGCCACCCCGACGGAGTCCGCGTCCATCGGCGTCATCGTCTCCTTGATGCTCGCCGCGCTCTACCGGCGGCTCAGCTGGGAGATGCTGGTCGAGGTGTTCATCGGCACCATCCGCACCTCCTCGATGATGATCCTGATCACGTTGCTGGCCTTCCTGCTCAACTTCGTCATCGGCGCGACGGGAATGGCCAATGTGGTCAACGACTTCGTGAGCGGCCTCAACTGGAGCCCGCTGTCGACGATGTTGATGATCCTGCTCGTCTATCTGGTGCTGGGCATGTTCATGGACACGCTGGCGATGATCGTGCTGACGATCCCCATCGTCACGCCCATCGTCGTCGGCCTCGGCTACGACCCGATCTGGTTCGGCGTCATGATGGTGCTGGTGGCCGAAACCTCGGTGCTGACGCCGCCCATCGGCATGCTCTGCTACGTCGTGCACGGCGTGCGGGGCAGGGGCGATCTGACGGACGTGTTCATCGGCGTCACGCCGTTCATCGCCGCGCTGATGGGCATGATCGCCCTGATGCTGGCATGGCCGGAACTCGCCCTGTGGCTGCCGGGGCGCCTCTACTAGGCGCGGCCCGCTTCGGCCC comes from Stappia sp. 28M-7 and encodes:
- a CDS encoding TRAP transporter small permease subunit — its product is MGNLLVSRKLARLARFSAIGSGLLLLGAAGLMTVEILSRRLFHFGLIGVDELAGYAFAIAMAWGFAQALFMRAHIRVDLVYLQLPAGVQRFLDVVALGAFTGIIGILVTHAFGTLAESLRLGARASTPLATPLWIPQALWLAGLIFFLICLAALLFDLMRALVRGDQALAAELGASESALRRR
- a CDS encoding TRAP transporter large permease, translating into MGIALILLFVLIALGLPIAAVLGWLAVLLDWLLSPFPLQRAFGEIAWSHSIEFTLIAIPMFIMMGEILLRSGIADRMYNGVAAWLGWLPGGLMHANIGASALFAATSGSSVATAATIGTTAMPQVDRHGYSERLFLGSLAAGGTLGILIPPSINMIIYGFLTDTSVPRLFMAGLIPGIVLAAIFSLVIVVLCIVKPSLDGDRSAPTARALLASLPALAPPLGLFAVVIGSIYAGWATPTESASIGVIVSLMLAALYRRLSWEMLVEVFIGTIRTSSMMILITLLAFLLNFVIGATGMANVVNDFVSGLNWSPLSTMLMILLVYLVLGMFMDTLAMIVLTIPIVTPIVVGLGYDPIWFGVMMVLVAETSVLTPPIGMLCYVVHGVRGRGDLTDVFIGVTPFIAALMGMIALMLAWPELALWLPGRLY
- a CDS encoding TRAP transporter substrate-binding protein, giving the protein MNTLARLLGATALACILPLVAAAQDLPQTKLSVIGSPVNSPNWTNVLQPFWNETVPADSNGRVTANAVSMTDLGAKGPELMRLAASGVADIVAGSTTLISGELPENDSIDLAGLAQDIDTLQKIIDAYRPTLEERYRERLGVVPLGFWPTGAQVLWCATPVEGLDDLAGKKVRVFSTTTSSLTAALGATPVTMAFNEVVPAMQRGVIDCAFTGSNSGNNAKWTDVATHLVDLTVGWGVNFIVANSKTWDALDPAVQTFLRDEVRTKLEPAGWEMARVATQQGIWCSVGDDRCEPESTAPRNLTKAGLKLVELTEAESARLREIVAEHVMPEFTQACGSDCVARWNETVGTVLDIQLNAAR